From the uncultured Trichococcus sp. genome, one window contains:
- the pepA gene encoding glutamyl aminopeptidase: MEDKTFAMIKELTELQGTSGNERNIRNYMQERMAPLVDRIEMDGLGGIFGIREHEDETAPRIMVAAHMDEVGFMLASITERGLFRVVPLGGWNAYVVSAQRYTLQTSKGDIPVISSSVPPHLLRGEGEGKKVKVTDILFDAGFDSKEEALEFGVRPGDTIVPQVETIWTANKKKIISKAWDNRYGNTVVLETLEALKNEKLPNTLIAGANVQEEVGLRGTKAAVHKFKPDLFFAVDCSAADDLTTTKDTFGHLGEGFLLRIQDPGMITLKGMREFLLDTAETHDIPYQYFVSKGGTDAGAAHVMNGGVPSAVIGVCARYIHTHQTMFHIDDYAAAKEMVAQVIKALDKSTYETIMSMN, encoded by the coding sequence ATGGAAGATAAAACATTTGCTATGATCAAAGAATTGACGGAATTGCAGGGGACAAGCGGAAACGAGCGCAATATCCGGAACTACATGCAGGAGAGAATGGCACCCCTCGTGGATCGCATCGAAATGGACGGTTTGGGCGGCATTTTCGGGATCAGAGAGCATGAAGATGAAACGGCACCGCGCATCATGGTGGCGGCACACATGGACGAAGTGGGTTTTATGCTGGCAAGCATCACGGAGCGCGGACTGTTCCGGGTCGTGCCGCTTGGAGGCTGGAATGCCTATGTCGTTTCGGCACAGCGTTATACGCTGCAGACATCCAAAGGCGATATTCCTGTGATTTCTTCTTCTGTTCCGCCGCATCTATTGCGCGGGGAGGGTGAAGGGAAAAAAGTCAAAGTGACGGATATCCTGTTCGACGCCGGTTTCGATTCGAAAGAAGAAGCGCTGGAGTTCGGAGTCCGTCCAGGAGATACGATCGTTCCTCAGGTGGAAACGATCTGGACCGCCAACAAGAAGAAAATCATTTCAAAAGCGTGGGATAACCGATACGGGAACACGGTCGTTTTGGAAACATTGGAAGCATTGAAAAATGAAAAGTTGCCGAACACGTTGATCGCCGGCGCCAACGTCCAGGAAGAGGTCGGGCTGCGGGGGACAAAAGCGGCCGTCCACAAATTCAAGCCCGATCTGTTCTTCGCGGTGGACTGCTCCGCTGCCGATGATCTGACGACGACCAAGGATACGTTCGGTCACCTGGGGGAAGGTTTCCTATTGCGGATCCAGGATCCCGGCATGATCACTTTGAAAGGGATGCGCGAATTTCTGTTGGATACGGCGGAAACGCATGATATCCCTTATCAGTATTTCGTTTCCAAAGGCGGAACGGATGCGGGTGCCGCCCATGTCATGAACGGCGGGGTGCCGAGCGCGGTCATCGGCGTCTGCGCCCGCTACATCCACACACACCAAACTATGTTCCACATCGACGATTATGCGGCAGCCAAGGAAATGGTCGCGCAAGTCATCAAAGCATTGGACAAGAGCACTTATGAAACCATCATGTCCATGAATTAA
- the trmB gene encoding tRNA (guanosine(46)-N7)-methyltransferase TrmB — protein sequence MRVRNKPWAAEKLAESTQYVVMEPADWKGKWQERFGNDQPIHVEIGSGKGQFIVEMARMHPEVNYIGIERQTSVAVMTLDKMIEAGLKNVQLLNTDGENVADFFAEGEVARVYLNFSDPWPKSKHDKRRLTYKKFLRNYEQILVSGGEIHFKTDNQGLFEYSLASFSQYGMTLKQVWLDLHKSDFEGNIMTEYEAKFSSRGDRIYRVEAAFPKKATADSEK from the coding sequence ATGCGCGTAAGAAATAAACCATGGGCTGCTGAAAAGTTGGCTGAGAGTACTCAATATGTTGTGATGGAACCAGCGGATTGGAAAGGGAAATGGCAGGAACGCTTCGGTAACGACCAACCGATCCATGTCGAAATCGGTTCCGGCAAAGGCCAGTTCATCGTCGAGATGGCTCGCATGCATCCGGAAGTGAATTACATCGGAATCGAACGTCAGACGAGCGTGGCGGTCATGACGCTTGATAAGATGATCGAAGCGGGTCTGAAAAATGTCCAGTTGCTGAATACGGACGGAGAGAATGTAGCGGATTTCTTTGCGGAAGGCGAAGTGGCTCGCGTCTACCTGAACTTTTCCGATCCATGGCCAAAGTCCAAGCACGACAAACGCCGCTTGACCTACAAAAAATTCCTGCGCAACTATGAGCAGATTTTGGTTTCCGGCGGAGAAATCCATTTCAAGACGGATAATCAAGGTTTGTTCGAATATTCTTTGGCGAGCTTCTCACAGTACGGAATGACTTTGAAGCAAGTCTGGTTGGATCTGCACAAGAGCGACTTTGAAGGAAACATCATGACGGAGTATGAAGCGAAGTTCTCTTCAAGAGGAGACCGCATCTACCGCGTCGAAGCGGCGTTTCCGAAAAAAGCAACGGCTGATTCAGAAAAATAG
- the polA gene encoding DNA polymerase I, whose product MTDKKKKLILVDGSSVAFRSFFGLPNLDGFRNKNGLHTNALFAFNNILERIFQTEEPTHLLVAFDSGKTTFRNALYDDYKGGRASMPSELSEQWPYFGVLVHAFGGKTYELVNYEADDIIGTYSRMADQAGYEVVIISGDKDMIQLTTDNIRVDITVKGVSELKSYTPEVIREEYGIEPKQIIDMKGLMGDSSDNYPGVTKVGEKTALKLLTEYGSIENLYEHIDELKKSKMKENLINDKENAFMSKTLATIDLDSPVTLKLDELAVEGKQMDKLTDFYREMDFNSFLDKLGVTSEDRSESFEDIHFEVLTEIRPEHFTDRMALYVEMLEDNYHEGKILAASWGTDGKIYTASLETVKASPAFKEWAENAEAHKIVYDGKRTMVMLHYAGIALAGIDFDILLASYILNAKDNSKDLAQVAQEYGYNDVSFDEAIYGKGAKMAVPEDAVLHDHLARKVKAIQALFSQLNAELESNVQKDLYYEMELPLSFVLGHMEIQGIKVEPQRLLTMKEEFAGRLLEIEKTIYAEAGEEFNINSPKQLGVILFEKMGLPVIKKTKTGYSTAVDVLEKLQAQAPIVEHILNYRQLAKLQSTYVEGLLKFIKPETGKIHTRYQQTLTQTGRLSSVDPNLQNIPIRMEEGRKIRQAFVPQQEGWKLFASDYSQIELRVLAHISGDEHLREAFLEGQDIHTSTAMRVFGIENPEDVTANLRRQAKAVNFGVVYGISDYGLSQNLNITRKAAQEFIDRYFEKYPGVKQFMEDIVKEAKENGYVETLFHRRRYLPDIHNRNFNLRSFAERTAINSPIQGTAADIIKVAMVRMDEALKEKGLQANMLLQVHDELIFECPEEEIPVLEKLVPEIMEHAVSLAVPLKVDSNSGDSWYEAK is encoded by the coding sequence ATGACTGATAAAAAGAAAAAATTAATATTGGTGGATGGCAGCAGTGTGGCTTTCAGATCCTTTTTTGGATTGCCGAATCTGGATGGGTTCCGCAACAAGAACGGATTGCATACGAACGCGCTCTTCGCCTTCAATAATATATTGGAACGCATCTTCCAGACAGAAGAGCCTACGCATCTGTTGGTAGCATTCGATTCCGGGAAGACGACTTTCCGTAATGCCCTTTATGATGATTACAAAGGCGGGCGTGCCAGCATGCCTTCGGAGTTGTCCGAACAATGGCCTTATTTCGGTGTCTTGGTTCATGCATTCGGCGGCAAGACTTATGAATTGGTCAATTATGAAGCCGATGACATCATCGGGACCTACTCGCGGATGGCCGATCAGGCCGGCTATGAGGTCGTCATCATTTCAGGCGATAAGGATATGATCCAATTGACGACGGATAATATCCGGGTCGATATAACCGTCAAAGGTGTATCGGAATTGAAATCCTACACACCTGAAGTCATCCGTGAAGAATACGGCATCGAGCCGAAACAGATCATCGATATGAAGGGGCTGATGGGGGACTCGTCGGATAATTATCCGGGTGTCACCAAAGTCGGCGAGAAGACTGCTTTGAAGCTCCTGACCGAATACGGCTCCATCGAAAATCTTTACGAGCATATCGATGAACTGAAGAAAAGCAAGATGAAAGAGAACCTCATCAATGACAAAGAGAATGCGTTCATGAGCAAAACGTTGGCTACGATCGATCTGGATTCTCCCGTGACATTGAAGCTCGATGAACTTGCCGTTGAAGGCAAACAGATGGACAAGCTGACCGATTTTTATCGCGAAATGGATTTCAACAGTTTCCTTGATAAACTGGGTGTGACTTCTGAAGACCGCTCTGAATCGTTTGAGGACATCCACTTCGAAGTCCTGACCGAGATCCGTCCCGAGCATTTTACGGACCGTATGGCACTGTATGTGGAGATGCTTGAAGACAACTACCATGAAGGAAAAATCCTTGCAGCCAGCTGGGGAACGGATGGAAAAATATATACGGCTTCATTGGAAACAGTGAAGGCAAGCCCCGCTTTCAAGGAATGGGCTGAAAATGCCGAAGCCCACAAAATTGTCTACGACGGCAAACGGACGATGGTCATGCTGCATTATGCCGGCATCGCGCTGGCGGGCATCGACTTTGATATCCTGTTGGCTTCCTACATCCTGAATGCGAAGGACAACAGCAAAGACCTTGCGCAAGTCGCTCAGGAATACGGCTACAACGATGTCTCCTTTGATGAGGCCATCTACGGAAAAGGCGCTAAAATGGCCGTTCCCGAGGATGCCGTGCTGCATGATCATCTGGCACGCAAAGTGAAAGCGATCCAGGCGCTGTTCTCCCAATTGAACGCCGAACTGGAAAGCAACGTGCAAAAAGACTTGTATTACGAAATGGAGCTGCCTTTGTCGTTTGTGCTGGGGCACATGGAAATCCAAGGGATCAAAGTGGAACCGCAGCGTCTTTTGACCATGAAAGAGGAATTTGCCGGCCGATTGCTTGAGATCGAGAAGACCATCTATGCCGAGGCGGGTGAGGAGTTCAACATCAACTCTCCGAAACAACTGGGTGTCATCCTGTTCGAGAAGATGGGATTGCCCGTCATCAAAAAGACGAAAACAGGTTATTCGACAGCGGTGGACGTATTGGAGAAACTGCAGGCGCAAGCACCGATCGTGGAGCACATCCTGAATTATCGACAGTTGGCCAAGCTGCAATCGACCTACGTGGAGGGGCTCCTGAAATTCATCAAACCGGAAACCGGAAAGATCCATACACGCTATCAACAGACGTTGACGCAGACCGGCCGTTTGAGTTCCGTCGATCCGAACCTGCAGAACATTCCGATCCGGATGGAGGAAGGCCGGAAGATCAGACAGGCCTTCGTTCCCCAACAAGAAGGCTGGAAGCTTTTTGCCTCCGACTATTCGCAGATCGAATTGCGCGTGCTGGCGCACATTTCCGGGGATGAGCATCTGCGTGAAGCCTTCCTGGAAGGCCAGGACATCCATACTTCGACTGCGATGCGCGTATTTGGCATCGAAAATCCGGAAGATGTCACCGCCAATCTGCGTCGACAAGCGAAGGCCGTCAATTTTGGGGTTGTGTATGGCATCAGTGACTACGGGTTGTCCCAAAACCTGAACATCACCCGGAAAGCTGCTCAGGAATTCATTGACCGCTATTTCGAAAAATATCCAGGCGTGAAGCAATTCATGGAGGACATCGTCAAAGAGGCGAAAGAGAACGGATATGTGGAAACGTTATTCCACAGACGCCGCTACCTGCCTGATATCCATAACCGCAACTTCAATCTGCGCTCCTTTGCGGAACGGACTGCCATCAATTCGCCGATCCAAGGCACTGCCGCCGATATCATCAAAGTTGCGATGGTCCGGATGGATGAAGCCCTTAAGGAAAAAGGCCTTCAAGCGAATATGCTGTTGCAGGTTCACGATGAACTGATCTTCGAATGTCCGGAAGAAGAGATCCCGGTATTGGAAAAATTAGTGCCGGAAATCATGGAGCATGCCGTTTCCTTGGCTGTACCGCTTAAAGTGGACAGCAACTCCGGCGACAGCTGGTATGAAGCAAAATAA
- a CDS encoding ABC transporter ATP-binding protein — MSLLLENVTGGYTQLPVIKNINFEVKAGALTGLIGLNGAGKSTTIKHIIGLMMPFSGKIAIDGRTLRDDTERYRQSFAFIPETPVLYEELTLREHLEITAMAYGIPEAVAMEKAMRYIRDFRLEDKLEWFPAYFSKGMKQKVMIVCAFMLDVPVYVIDEPFLGLDPLGIHSFLEMVREKKAQGAAILMSTHVLASAEKECDNFVLLHHGEVKVTGTMADLQREMGMPGANLDELYISLTKEVAQP; from the coding sequence ATGTCACTATTATTGGAGAATGTCACGGGCGGCTATACGCAACTGCCTGTCATAAAGAATATAAATTTTGAGGTCAAAGCCGGAGCGTTGACTGGATTGATCGGATTGAACGGAGCAGGAAAGAGCACGACCATCAAACACATCATCGGGTTGATGATGCCTTTCAGCGGGAAAATCGCAATTGATGGCCGGACGTTGCGCGACGATACGGAACGTTATCGTCAGTCATTCGCTTTTATTCCTGAAACACCGGTGCTCTACGAAGAACTCACTTTACGGGAACACTTGGAAATCACGGCAATGGCCTACGGAATCCCGGAGGCAGTTGCCATGGAAAAGGCGATGCGCTACATCCGGGATTTCCGTCTGGAGGACAAACTGGAGTGGTTTCCGGCTTATTTCTCCAAAGGAATGAAACAAAAGGTGATGATTGTTTGCGCGTTCATGCTGGATGTGCCTGTATATGTCATCGATGAACCTTTCCTGGGGCTGGATCCGCTTGGCATCCACTCTTTTTTGGAGATGGTCAGGGAGAAAAAAGCGCAGGGCGCAGCTATTCTGATGTCTACGCATGTGTTGGCTTCGGCTGAAAAAGAATGTGATAATTTCGTTCTGCTTCATCATGGAGAGGTCAAAGTGACTGGCACGATGGCGGACCTTCAGCGCGAAATGGGCATGCCGGGAGCGAATCTAGATGAGCTATACATCAGCTTGACGAAAGAAGTGGCGCAACCATGA
- a CDS encoding MaoC/PaaZ C-terminal domain-containing protein: MKMGLKDIKLGKSIDEIQEGDSLTVTEIIEDKDILLYLGLTNDGNPLYIQHDYSQTTRFHKPIVPTVLLVGILTSNVSKHLPGPGSHIVDVSLNVIEPIYHNSTITFNFEVERVDERREQVTISVVGTNMENERVLDAELIVETPRKLFFDEEENVIMNERTENEEAVEAGVVSATETAEDSE; the protein is encoded by the coding sequence GTGAAAATGGGTCTGAAAGATATAAAGCTTGGAAAATCGATTGATGAAATTCAAGAGGGGGATTCGTTGACTGTCACGGAAATCATCGAAGACAAAGATATTTTGCTGTATCTTGGGTTGACGAATGACGGGAACCCACTCTATATTCAACATGATTATTCGCAGACGACTCGGTTCCATAAGCCGATCGTGCCAACCGTTTTGTTGGTGGGTATTTTGACGAGCAATGTTTCCAAACATTTACCGGGTCCGGGTTCACATATTGTGGACGTTTCTTTGAATGTGATTGAACCGATCTACCACAACAGCACGATTACGTTCAATTTTGAAGTGGAACGCGTGGATGAGCGCCGCGAACAAGTGACGATCAGCGTTGTTGGAACGAATATGGAAAATGAACGTGTGTTGGATGCTGAATTGATTGTAGAAACGCCTCGTAAGTTATTTTTTGATGAGGAAGAGAACGTAATCATGAACGAGCGAACTGAAAACGAGGAAGCAGTCGAAGCAGGAGTTGTTTCCGCAACCGAGACAGCAGAAGATTCAGAATAA
- a CDS encoding phosphotransferase family protein translates to MKRNSSPFLAALSVEGITPRLIWTKRVGNGDVLTAQEWLNGRELNPDEMKGKNVRDILHRIHHSENLLKMLQKVKGEIFNPINFYNLYVADLSDDLKSNSVLQQAAEYVKNSIASIDDSQKTVCHGDVNRKNFLLDEEDRLYLVDWEMVKIADPFSDISTLLVQYVPYEEWGVWLEQYGLRMNDNMERRLEWYSMMVCLSMIKKSHSQERNLEMNQLILLLKKLYKNRINSYL, encoded by the coding sequence TTGAAAAGAAACTCTTCGCCTTTCTTAGCTGCGCTTTCCGTTGAGGGGATCACGCCGCGATTGATCTGGACCAAACGGGTCGGCAATGGAGATGTCCTGACAGCTCAAGAATGGCTCAACGGCAGGGAATTGAATCCGGATGAGATGAAAGGGAAGAACGTGCGCGACATCCTGCATCGCATCCATCATTCCGAAAATCTCCTGAAGATGCTTCAGAAGGTAAAAGGGGAAATCTTCAACCCGATCAATTTCTACAACCTATATGTCGCTGATCTGTCGGATGACCTGAAATCCAATTCGGTCCTTCAACAAGCGGCTGAATATGTGAAGAACAGCATCGCCAGCATCGATGACTCGCAAAAAACGGTCTGCCACGGAGATGTGAACCGCAAAAACTTCCTGCTGGATGAGGAAGACCGGCTGTATCTGGTGGATTGGGAAATGGTCAAAATTGCCGATCCATTCTCGGACATCAGCACCTTGCTGGTGCAATACGTTCCTTATGAAGAATGGGGAGTGTGGTTGGAACAGTACGGCTTGCGGATGAACGACAATATGGAACGCCGGTTGGAATGGTACAGCATGATGGTGTGCCTCAGCATGATCAAAAAGAGCCACTCACAGGAACGCAATCTGGAAATGAATCAATTGATTTTATTGCTGAAAAAGCTGTACAAGAATCGCATCAACAGCTATTTATGA
- a CDS encoding thioredoxin family protein has product MDKLKDLEQFKELRDSGKTVFVFMTDWCPDCHYIRPFMPEVENKFADFRFVEIDRDDFGTLGEALQISGIPSFVAYDRGELLGRFVSRNRKTQKEIEAFLEQL; this is encoded by the coding sequence ATGGATAAACTGAAAGATTTGGAGCAATTCAAAGAACTGCGCGATTCGGGAAAAACAGTATTCGTCTTCATGACCGATTGGTGTCCGGATTGCCATTACATCCGTCCGTTCATGCCCGAGGTGGAGAATAAATTCGCGGATTTTCGTTTCGTCGAAATAGACCGCGATGATTTCGGCACGTTGGGGGAAGCTCTGCAGATTTCCGGAATCCCGAGTTTTGTCGCTTATGACCGGGGAGAACTTTTGGGGCGTTTCGTTTCACGCAACCGGAAGACGCAAAAAGAGATTGAAGCCTTTTTGGAACAATTGTGA
- a CDS encoding PepSY domain-containing protein, with protein sequence MNFLEKCMCKKHKEEILGGILFGAGLVLGSVVTALCYEQKRTVNGDKILENVKKMFLAEAPIEGSWIELHPVPLSRYSSKTDVYYGGISRKEDGVLVQYEFIADAYTGTILDLYKL encoded by the coding sequence ATGAACTTTTTGGAAAAATGCATGTGCAAAAAACACAAAGAAGAAATCTTGGGCGGTATTTTATTCGGAGCCGGACTCGTACTTGGTTCAGTCGTGACAGCCCTTTGCTATGAACAGAAGCGGACCGTAAACGGCGACAAGATCCTGGAAAACGTCAAAAAGATGTTCCTGGCTGAAGCTCCGATCGAAGGATCATGGATCGAACTGCACCCTGTCCCGCTCAGTCGTTATTCTTCAAAAACGGATGTGTATTACGGCGGAATTTCCCGTAAAGAGGATGGCGTATTGGTGCAATATGAATTCATCGCCGATGCCTACACAGGAACCATTTTGGACTTATACAAACTATAA
- the murC gene encoding UDP-N-acetylmuramate--L-alanine ligase, translating into METETIYHFVGIKGSGMSALALILHGKGYRVQGSDVETYFFTQKGLDDAGITIMPFSEANITPGLTVIAGNAFPDSHEEIAKAKELGLTVIRYHDFIGELIKNYTSVAITGSHGKTSTTGLLSHVLDGIAPTSYLIGDGTGFGREDAEYFVLEACEYRRHFLAYSPDYAIITNIDFDHPDYYQDINDVYSAFDTFASQVKKGIIACGEDAYVRELKGKYPVTFYGFAEDNDVVAKNVTKDTNGSQFDVEIKGELFGHFEIPSFGTHNILNSLAIITFCWLEGLDKDKVAAQLKTFSGVKRRFSEKYISDMVVIDDYAHHPSEIRATLDAARQKYPTKEIIAIFQPHTFTRTVALLSEFAESLELADKVFLCDIFGSAREKDGQVSIGDLADKIEKGATVLNVNNMSPLLQFHDAVAIFMGAGDVQKFELAYEELLSHSVPTKN; encoded by the coding sequence ATGGAAACGGAAACGATTTATCATTTTGTCGGCATCAAAGGTTCTGGGATGAGTGCGTTGGCATTGATCCTGCATGGAAAAGGCTACCGTGTCCAAGGGTCGGATGTCGAAACTTATTTCTTTACGCAAAAAGGTTTGGATGATGCTGGCATCACAATCATGCCATTCAGCGAAGCAAACATCACACCGGGTTTGACGGTCATCGCAGGGAATGCTTTCCCTGATTCGCATGAGGAAATCGCGAAAGCGAAAGAACTCGGTTTGACGGTCATCCGTTACCATGATTTCATAGGCGAGTTGATCAAAAACTATACGAGCGTCGCTATTACCGGCTCACACGGTAAGACGAGCACAACCGGCTTGTTGTCCCATGTATTGGACGGGATTGCCCCGACAAGCTATCTGATCGGCGACGGCACTGGCTTCGGACGGGAAGATGCAGAGTACTTTGTCTTGGAAGCCTGCGAATACAGACGTCATTTCTTGGCTTATTCACCAGACTACGCCATCATCACGAACATCGATTTCGATCATCCGGATTACTACCAGGACATCAATGATGTATACAGCGCATTTGATACGTTTGCATCACAAGTGAAAAAAGGCATCATCGCTTGTGGCGAAGATGCTTATGTCCGTGAACTGAAAGGAAAATATCCGGTCACGTTTTATGGATTCGCTGAAGACAATGATGTTGTCGCCAAAAATGTCACGAAAGACACAAACGGCAGTCAGTTCGATGTGGAAATAAAAGGCGAGCTGTTCGGTCATTTTGAAATCCCGTCATTCGGCACGCACAACATCCTTAACTCATTGGCCATCATCACATTCTGCTGGCTGGAAGGCTTGGACAAAGACAAGGTTGCCGCTCAGCTGAAGACCTTCTCAGGCGTAAAACGCCGCTTCAGCGAGAAATACATTTCGGATATGGTCGTCATCGACGATTATGCCCACCATCCATCCGAAATCCGCGCTACCCTGGATGCAGCCAGACAGAAATACCCTACGAAAGAAATCATTGCGATTTTCCAACCGCATACCTTCACGCGCACGGTTGCTCTCCTTAGCGAGTTCGCTGAGTCACTGGAACTGGCCGATAAGGTCTTCCTTTGCGATATCTTCGGGTCCGCACGCGAAAAGGATGGACAGGTTTCGATCGGCGACTTGGCCGATAAAATCGAAAAAGGCGCAACGGTATTGAACGTCAACAATATGTCGCCACTGCTGCAGTTCCACGATGCTGTCGCCATTTTCATGGGCGCTGGGGATGTTCAGAAATTTGAACTGGCTTATGAAGAACTGTTGAGCCATAGCGTGCCGACAAAAAATTAA
- a CDS encoding YtpR family tRNA-binding protein: protein MWLSFYNREAVGDTLMLTKGDIAVRQEQSCESKGNVTRIFNNRTDETMGYNLFSISDTLKLDAKGQVIFSDEEVERVNALIQAAGFSDAVVVDRSPKFVVGYVKECVPHEDSDHLSVTQTEVDNGEVLQIVCGAANIKKGQRVVVAKPGAVMPSGLIIWPGELRGVASHGMICSAKELQLENASPKKGILVLDDSYTIGAAFSK, encoded by the coding sequence ATGTGGTTAAGTTTTTATAATCGTGAAGCAGTCGGGGATACATTAATGTTGACGAAAGGGGATATCGCCGTCCGCCAAGAACAATCATGCGAATCAAAAGGGAATGTGACGCGCATTTTCAATAACCGTACGGATGAAACGATGGGCTACAATCTGTTTTCGATTTCAGATACGCTTAAGCTGGATGCAAAAGGACAAGTCATCTTTTCCGATGAGGAAGTCGAAAGAGTGAATGCTTTGATCCAAGCGGCAGGCTTCAGTGACGCTGTCGTCGTCGATCGTTCGCCTAAATTTGTTGTGGGCTACGTCAAGGAATGCGTGCCGCATGAAGACTCCGACCATCTATCCGTTACGCAAACGGAAGTGGACAACGGAGAAGTACTGCAGATCGTCTGCGGTGCAGCCAACATCAAAAAAGGGCAACGCGTCGTCGTAGCCAAGCCGGGCGCTGTCATGCCCAGCGGTTTGATCATCTGGCCGGGTGAATTGCGCGGCGTGGCCAGCCACGGCATGATCTGTTCAGCCAAAGAATTGCAGCTGGAGAACGCCAGCCCTAAAAAAGGCATCCTTGTCTTGGATGACAGCTATACTATAGGCGCAGCATTTTCCAAATAA
- a CDS encoding ABC transporter permease → MNLESIWKKRQQLHLKKFSRYSKYIFNDHFVLVLLFLLGALAYQYSEFVKTVTPDFLWGKLLIVFLFSGSIFIGKLATFLEPADQVFLLAKEKDWGNYFSKAKKYSLILPSVLLFFLAAAAMPMLFAGRTIGASDLLPIYATLILLKSIHLDLQELGLKIGNRKVRQKNELYLACAAIISFSIAIFFHPWVAPVLVTLYTMFLRKKVQVAYEARYPLYQWEQMIASEEQRKARINRVINLFTDVPQVKSKAKRRKYFDGLLRQVEGKSNSYQYLYARAFLRGTDYSGLFFRLLAIGMLLLLFAPSAGFSVGLSLLFLYLTGFQLLPLYFHFNENMLYRLYPTQQADKFSGFQRLLAYLLGLEGLLFAGIIFFNSSWQMGLAAVAFNGGFVWLFIQFYMGGRTEKREAANY, encoded by the coding sequence ATGAATCTGGAGAGTATCTGGAAAAAAAGACAGCAACTGCACCTGAAAAAGTTCAGTCGCTACAGCAAATATATCTTCAATGATCATTTCGTCCTTGTGCTGCTTTTTCTGTTGGGAGCTTTGGCTTACCAATATTCCGAATTTGTGAAAACCGTGACGCCGGATTTCCTTTGGGGAAAGCTGCTGATCGTGTTTCTTTTTTCCGGCAGCATCTTTATCGGTAAGCTGGCTACTTTCCTTGAGCCGGCCGATCAAGTGTTCCTTTTGGCTAAGGAAAAGGACTGGGGAAACTATTTCAGCAAAGCGAAAAAATACAGTCTGATCCTTCCTTCCGTTCTGTTGTTCTTTTTGGCGGCCGCGGCGATGCCGATGCTTTTTGCCGGCAGAACAATCGGCGCAAGTGATTTGCTTCCGATATATGCAACCTTGATTCTGTTGAAAAGCATCCATTTGGATCTGCAGGAGCTGGGCCTGAAGATAGGCAACAGGAAAGTCCGCCAAAAAAACGAGCTGTACTTGGCTTGCGCGGCGATCATATCGTTCAGTATCGCGATATTTTTTCATCCATGGGTTGCGCCGGTACTTGTAACGCTGTATACTATGTTTCTGCGTAAAAAAGTACAAGTGGCGTATGAGGCGCGCTATCCGCTCTATCAATGGGAGCAGATGATCGCCTCGGAAGAACAACGAAAAGCTCGGATAAACCGAGTCATCAATCTTTTTACCGATGTTCCTCAAGTGAAGAGCAAAGCAAAAAGAAGAAAATATTTCGACGGCTTGTTGCGCCAGGTTGAAGGCAAAAGCAATTCCTATCAGTATTTATACGCGCGGGCATTTTTGCGCGGGACAGATTACAGCGGCTTGTTTTTCCGTTTGTTGGCCATCGGGATGCTGTTGCTTCTGTTCGCACCATCAGCCGGATTTTCTGTAGGCCTCAGTCTGTTGTTCCTTTATCTGACGGGGTTCCAGCTGTTGCCGCTGTATTTCCATTTCAATGAAAATATGCTGTATCGGCTCTATCCGACGCAGCAAGCAGACAAATTTTCCGGATTCCAGCGTTTGTTGGCTTACCTTTTGGGGCTGGAAGGCTTGCTTTTTGCGGGTATCATCTTCTTCAACAGCAGTTGGCAGATGGGGTTGGCTGCAGTAGCCTTCAATGGCGGGTTCGTCTGGTTGTTCATCCAGTTTTACATGGGCGGACGTACGGAAAAAAGAGAAGCGGCAAACTACTGA